One Gossypium hirsutum isolate 1008001.06 unplaced genomic scaffold, Gossypium_hirsutum_v2.1 scaffold_161, whole genome shotgun sequence genomic window carries:
- the LOC107939564 gene encoding uncharacterized protein translates to MGNSVKIRELKQLIGAHNPDIIFLSETKMNGNDFRRLQNKCRLQNGLTVNSEGQSGGVALMWKEGTNVSIQSYSKHHIDSIVNLENNKIMRVTGLYGHANPSLRNNSWDILRRVGDSVREDWVVGRDFNAILNDAKKEGGRTGVRAQMHDFKAVMDDLELVDIKPDSGWFTWVNNRSGGGLVKERIDRFLSSVSLVENFPFIATKVVRQTQSDHDAILLDLWGRRPRDYPNDHRLCFKFDLCWAGDREAKTIIDSAWNRGDTEYGEKIERVRSVLGHWQGRSMEK, encoded by the coding sequence ATGGGAAACTCCGTGAAAATTAGGGAGCTCAAGCAATTAATTGGTGCTCACAACCCTGATATCATTTTCCTTAGCGAAACAAAAATGAATGGGAATGACTTTCGTAGGCTTCAAAACAAATGCAGGTTGCAAAACGGCTTAACTGTGAATTCTGAGGGTCAGAGTGGGGGTGTTGCGCTGATGTGGAAGGAAGGGACAAATGTCTCCATTCAGAGCTACTCCAAACACCACATTGACTCCATTGTTAATTTGGAGAACAACAAGATTATGAGAGTTACGGGTTTGTATGGGCATGCTAATCCGAGCCTTAGAAACAACTCATGGGACATATTACGTCGAGTCGGGGATTCGGTTCGGGAAGATTGGGTTGTAGGGAGGGATTTTAACGCAATTCTGAATGATGCCAAGAAAGAGGGTGGGCGTACGGGGGTGAGGGCACAAATGCATGACTTTAAAGCTGTCATGGACGACTTGGAGTTAGTGGATATCAAACCCGACAGTGGATGGTTTACTTGGGTTAATAATAGGAGTGGGGGCGGTCTGGTTAAGGAAAGGATTGATAGATTCCTTAGCTCGGTTTCTTTGGTAGAGAATTTCCCCTTTATAGCAACCAAGGTGGTGAGGCAAACCCAGTCCGATCATGACGCGATTCTCCTGGACTTATGGGGACGTAGACCAAGAGATTATCCCAATGACCATAGATTGTGCTTTAAGTTCGATTTGTGTTGGGCCGGTGACAGGGAGGCAAAAACGATTATTGATAGTGCGTGGAACAGGGGTGATACAGAATATGGGGAAAAGATTGAAAGGGTTAGGTCGGTTCTTGGCCATTGGCAAGGTAGAAGTATGGAAAAATGA